A window of Nicotiana tabacum cultivar K326 chromosome 24, ASM71507v2, whole genome shotgun sequence contains these coding sequences:
- the LOC142178248 gene encoding uncharacterized protein LOC142178248: MTIKLVVGGFTLNIISAYVPQAGLDEEVKRHFWKDLDEMVHGISHTENIFIGGNINGHIGAMSGGYADVHGGFGFDRNRGGTYLLDFVRAFDLVIENSSFPKKREHLVTFRSLVVETQIDYLLFRKSDRGLCTDCKVIPSENLSTLHRLLVMDLEITKKRGKRAMYSQHRIKWGALIEAKSQELGVKLATMGAWRSSGDASAMWTTTAQCIMEAATEVLGV, translated from the coding sequence ATGACTATTAAGCTAGTTGTTGGAGGTTTTACTTTGAACATAATCAGTGCGTATGTACCCCAAGCAGGCTTAGATGAGGAAGTCAAGAGGCATTTCTGGAAGGATTTGGATGAGATGGTGCATGGTATCTCGCATACCGAGAATATTTTCATAGGAGGAAATATTAACGGCCACATTGGAGCGATGTCTGGGGGCTATGCTGATGTGCATGGTGGCTTTGGTTTTGATAGAAATAGAGGAGGAACGTATCTGTTGGACTTTGTTAGagcatttgatttggtgatagaAAACTCGAGTTTCCCGAAGAAAAGGGAGCACTTGGTCACCTTTCGGAGTTTAGTGGTcgagactcagattgattatttaCTCTTCAGGAAGTCTGATAGAGGGCTTTGCACGGATTGCAAGGtcatcccgagtgagaacctctCAACCCTTCATAGGCTCCTTGTCATGGATCTTGAGATCACGAAGAAGAGGGGGAAAAGGGCGATGTATAGCCAACATAGGATAAAGTGGGGAGCCTTGATTGAAGCTAAATCACAGGAGTTGGGGGTTAAGCTGGCGACTATGggggcttggaggagtagtggggacgcaagcgCTATGTGGACCACGACTGCACAGTGCATTATGGAAGCTGCGACAGAGGTATTAGGGGTCTGA